The following proteins come from a genomic window of Sorghum bicolor cultivar BTx623 chromosome 3, Sorghum_bicolor_NCBIv3, whole genome shotgun sequence:
- the LOC8079812 gene encoding calmodulin-binding transcription activator 4, translating into MQQQPQQQGLDIDKLQQVVKTRWLKPQEVLKILQNHELFTISHKTPQKPQSGSWFLFNRRVLRYFRSDGFEWQKKKNGKTINEAHERLKVDNVDALNCYYARGDKNPTFQRRIYWMLDPAYEHIVLVHYRDVLEGSISVSARNDSSTSNQNGSASRAEVHSSPGWTSELIVQCPNSCSPGSAEEVSSRTSASESDWIQHKAALRKLKMQLSLEDKEDCDVNAEEVPANNAPIILPGIQNEELDTSRNHDDIFDVLDFNEDRINGTGTHSCPSAIDVLKNSDTWLEEDQLEAILHPACMTLTENQWFKIHEISPESAFSSESTKVIIVGDFLCNPPHSSWELLFGDVKVPVEIIQQGVIRCHTPCLNAGKVRMCLVDGNGKSCSEAREFEFLEKPTKGMIDGNRNPCNEARDSKIHQIPTKSSDELSLLLHYVQMLFDGHACGLFSNFSLPLPNLGCEFQINQMDIIKKTYEQLDPENTVNSVMEALLNDKFKQWLSSKCEQNIDGDHFLPKQYHSIIHMIAALGYVLALKPLLSSGVPINYRDANGWTALHWAARFGREDMVVALLAAGAAAGALSHPTSEDPAAKTPASIALAYGFKGLSAFLSEAQLTTHLDSIESKENGKPDSREGGICRAVDRISDKSSHVHGGTDDQLALKDSLGAVRNAVQAAGRIQAAFRIFSFKKKKEMALQNRNSCFLSISETEAVSLSHGMLEKAALSIQKNFRCWKKRKEFLRIRNNVVRIQARVRAHQERKKYKELLSSVGVLEKVMIRWYRKGVGLRGFNSEAMPIDEVDEDVAKVFRKLRVETAIDEAVSRVSCILGSPKAMQQYRRMLKRYQQAKDDHEK; encoded by the exons agaccaTTAATGAAGCTCATGAGCGCCTTAAG GTCGATAATGTGGATGCACTGAATTGCTACTATGCTCGTGGAGACAAAAATCCTACATTTCAGAGGCGGATATATTGGATGCTGGATCC GGCTTATGAACACATTGTCCTTGTCCACTATAGGGATGTTCTAGAG GGCAGCATTTCAGTGTCTGCACGAAATGATTCTTCAACATCGAATCAGAATGGCAGTGCTAGCAGAGCTGAAGTACATAGTTCACCTGGTTGGACAAGTGAGTTAATTGTACAATGTCCCAATTCGTGCAGTCCGGGATCTGCGGAAGAAGTTAGTTCCCGTACTAGTGCAAGTGAATCTGATTGGATTCAACATAAGGCAGCCTTGCGGAAGCTTAAAATGCAGCTGAGTCTGGAAGACAAAGAAGATTGTGATGTTAATGCCGAGGAAGTTCCAGCAAATAATGCGCCTATTATTTTGCCTGGGATTCAGAATGAGGAGCTAGACACTTCTAGGAATCATGATGATATCTTTGATGTGCTGGACTTTAATGAAGATCGTATCAACGGAACTGGAACCCACTCATGTCCCAGTGCTATTGATGTGCTAAAAAATTCAG ACACATGGTTAGAGGAGGATCAGCTTGAGGCAATTCTGCATCCAGCATGTATGACATTGACTGAAAATCAATGGTTCAAGATTCATGAGATTTCTCCAGAATCAGCGTTTTCTTCTGAAAGTACAAAG GTTATCATTGTAGGAGACTTCCTTTGCAATCCCCCTCACAGTTCATGGGAACTGCTGTTTGGTGATGTTAAGGTACCTGTGGAAATTATCCAGCAAGGTGTCATCCGATGCCATACTCCATGCCTTAATGCTGGAAAAGTGAGAATGTGCTTGGTCGATGGGAATGGGAAGTCCTGTAGTGAAGCACGAGAATTTGAATTCCTTGAAAAGCCTACCAAAGGCATGATTGATGGAAACAGGAACCCCTGCAATGAAGCACGAGATTCCAAAATCCATCAGATACCTACGAAAAGTAGTGATGAGCTGTCGCTGTTACTACATTATGTTCAGATGCTTTTTGATGGTCATGCTTGTGGGCTATTTTCAAATTTTAGCTTGCCACTCCCAAATCTCGGCTGTGAATTCCAAATCAACCAAATGGATATCATAAAGAAGACATATGAGCAGCTGGACCCTGAGAATACAGTAAATAGTGTCATGGAAGCATTGCTTAATGACAAGTTTAAGCAATGGCTGTCATCTAAATGTGAACAGAATATTGACGGAGATCATTTTCTTCCTAAGCAATACCACAGTATTATACATATGATTGCAGCCTTGGGATATGTCTTGGCTTTGAAGCCACTGCTTAGTTCTGGAGTGCCTATAAACTACCGTGATGCAAATGGATGGACTGCTCTACATTGGGCTGCAAGGTTTGGCAG aGAAGATATGGTCGTGGCTCTTCTTGCTGCTGGTGCTGCAGCTGGTGCACTTTCACATCCGACATCAGAGGATCCTGCTGCCAAAACACCTGCTTCAATAGCTTTGGCATATGGTTTCAAGGGCCTATCCGCATTCCTTTCAGAAGCACAATTAACAACTCATCTTGATTCTATTGAATCAAAAGAAAATGGAAAACCTGATTCTAGGGAAGGGGGGATATGTCGTGCTGTGGACAGAATATCAGACAAAAGCAGCCACGTGCATGGTGGAACTGATGATCAGCTTGCACTTAAGGATTCCCTAGGAGCTGTCCGGAATGCAGTTCAGGCTGCAGGACGCATACAAGCTGCATTCCGAATTTTTTCCTttaagaaaaagaaagagatgGCTCTTCAGAACAGAAATAGCTGCTTCTTGTCCATTAGTGAGACAGAAGCAGTTTCACTTTCACATGGTATGCTGGAGAAAGCTGCATTATCTATCCAGAAGAATTTCAGGTGCTGGAAAAAACGTAAAGAATTCCTGAGGATACGTAATAATGTTGTCAGGATACAG GCCCGagtgagagctcatcaagaaagaaagaagtacAAGGAATTACTTTCAAGTGTTGGAGTCCTTGAGAAGGTGATGATACGGTGGTACCGTAAAGGTGTTGGTTTGCGTGGATTCAATTCTGAGGCGATGCCTATTGATGAAGTGGACGAAGATGTTGCCAAGGTTTTCCGGAAGCTCAGAGTGGAAACAGCCATTGATGAAGCTGTTTCAAGGGTATCATGTATCCTTGGTAGCCCTAAAGCAATGCAGCAGTACCGTAGGATGCTCAAGAGGTACCAACAAGCAAAG GATGATCATGAAAAGTAA
- the LOC110433965 gene encoding probable histidine kinase 3 → MTVTARGRSGGGVGMEEKCDAPGFGFLGLDRMRVLLPPLRLPEKLSASRTLRTHLFTNYRMRKVRDSSRWLIPLWVTIWVFIASLLYLRMSYQAVDKRRESLAIMCDDRARMLQDQLNVSMNHLQALAILVSTFHHSKTPSAIDQKTFAWYAERTAFERPLTSGVAYGVKVTHAEREQFERQQGWSIKKMYSSKTKKQSQGQGNGEDAEVREPAEEYAPVIFAQDAYKHVISFDLLSGADDRDNVLRARESGKGVLTAPFKLLNNRLGVISTYAVYKYELPPNATPQDRIQAAIGYLGGIFDIEALVDKSLHQLAGKQSIMVNVYDTTNEKPISMYGSNDTGSGMCQVSTLNFGDPTRKHEMHCRFIQSPPWPWLAITTSIGIFVIGLLVGYIVYATAKRIARVEDDFQEMSLLKKRAEDADIAKSQFLATVSHEIRTPMNGVLGMLQMLMDTDLDTTQQDYVRTAQASGKALVSLINEVLDQAKIESGKLELEAVPFDLRTVCDDILSLFCGKAQEKGLELAVFVSDQVPQTLIGDPGRIRQIITNLVGNSIKFTEKGHIYLTVHVVEEIMHCLEVETTNTLSRYPVANRKRSWENFQLFSRELNSSEMPFAPGASDSISLIISVEDTGVGIPPDAQSRVFTPFMQVGPSIARIHGGTGIGLSISKCLVGLMKGEIGFASKPQVGSTFTFTAVLTRAHSSGNENKSSEFKEINALVVDHRPVRAKVTKYHLQRLGVHTELTTDLDQYISKINCGSQIAKLVLIDKETWLEESHSMPHLVTKLRNKDQPDSTKLFLLENPKSSVKSSLHIFREYNLNVIMKPLRASMLQVSLQRALGGIDKLHCRNGVVGNSTLGSLLHKKRIIVVDDNIVNLKVAAGALKKYGAEVTCADSGKKAITLLKPPHRFDACFMDIQMPEMDGFEATRRIRVMERDLNEQIERGEAPLECAGVRQWRTPILAMTADVIQATHEQCLKSEMDGYVSKPFEGEQLYREVARFFLNQDQVQ, encoded by the exons ATGACCGTTACGGCACGCGGGAGGAGCGGCGGCGGGGTCGGGATGGAGGAGAAGTGCGACGCGCCCGGGTtcggcttcctgggcctcgacCGGATGCGCGTCCTCCTGCCGCCGCTCCGCCTGCCGGAGAAGCTGTCGGCCAGCAGGACGCTGCGGACGCACCTCTTCACCAACTACCGGATGCGCAAGGTGCGGGACAGCTCCAGGTGGCTCATCCCGCTCTGGGTCACCATCTGGGTCTTCATCGCCTCCCTCCTCTACCTCCGGATGAGCTACCAGGCCGTCGACAAGCGCCGGGAGTCGCTCGCCATCATGTGCGACGACCGCGCGCGCATGCTCCAGGACCAGTTGAACGTCAGCATGAACCACCTCCAGGCGCTCGCCATCCTCGTCTCCACCTTCCACCACTCCAAGACACCCTCCGCCATCGACCAG AAAACGTTCGCGTGGTACGCGGAGAGGACGGCGTTCGAGCGGCCGCTCACGAGCGGGGTCGCGTATGGGGTCAAGGTCACGCACGCCGAGCGGGAGCAGTTCGAGCGCCAGCAGGGATGGAGCATCAAGAAGATGTACTCCTCCAAAACCAAGAAGCAGTCGCAGGGACAAGGGAACGGCGAGGACGCCGAGGTGCGGGAGCCGGCGGAGGAGTATGCTCCCGTAATCTTCGCGCAGGACGCCTACAAGCACGTCATCTCCTTCGACTTGCTATCCGGCGCC GATGACCGCGACAACGTGCTCCGAGCTAGAGAATCTGGGAAGGGTGTTCTTACTGCTCCTTTCAAGTTGCTCAATAATCGCCTCGGAGTGATCTCCACCTACGCTGTGTACAAGTATGAGCTTCCCCCAAATGCCACGCCACAGGATCGCATTCAGGCTGCTATAGG CTATTTAGGTGGCATATTTGACATTGAAGCGCTTGTTGATAAGTCGCTTCACCAGCTCGCGGGCAAGCAATCCATCATGGTGAACGTGTATGATACTACTAATGAGAAACCGATCAGTATGTATGGTTCAAATGATACAGGAAGTGGCATGTGCCAGGTCAGCACACTGAACTTTGGTGATCCGACGAGGAAGCATGAGATGCACTGCAG GTTCATTCAGAGCCCACCTTGGCCTTGGCTGGCAATAACGACATCAATTGGAATTTTTGTGATTGGTTTACTGGTTGGATACATAGTTTATGCTACTGCAAAACGGATTGCCAGAGTTGAAGATgactttcaggagatgagtttgCTCAAGAAGCGCGCAGAGGATGCAGATATTGCCAAGTCACAG TTCTTGGCTACCGTTTCTCATGAGATCAGAACTCCAATGAATGGTGTTCTAG ggatgctccAAATGCTCATGGATACTGATTTGGACACAACACAACAAGACTATGTTAGAACCGCACAAGCCAGTGGCAAAGCTTTGGTATCTCTCATCAATGAGGTTCTTGATCAGGCAAAGATCGAGTCTGGTAAACTTGAGCTTGAGGCGGTACCATTCGATCTTAGAACAGTTTGTGATGACATTTTGTCTCTCTTCTGTGGGAAAGCTCAGGAGAAAGGACTGGAG TTGGCAGTGTTTGTTTCTGACCAAGTTCCACAAACACTAATTGGCGATCCAGGCAGAATAAGGCAAATCATTACAAATCTTGTTGGAAACTCTATAAAA TTCACAGAGAAGGGTCATATCTACTTGACTGTTCATGTCGTTGAGGAGATTATGCATTGTTTGGAGGTTGAGACCACAAATACCTTAAGTAGGTACCCAGTGGCAAACAGGAAGCGCAGTTGGGAAAACTTTCAACTTTTTAGTAGGGAACTGAACTCCTCCGAGATGCCTTTTGCACCCGGTGCATCAGActcaataagcttgataataTCAGTTGAAGATACGGGTGTTGGAATCCCGCCCGATGCTCAGTCCCGTGTCTTCACCCCTTTCATGCAAGTAGGTCCATCCATTGCTCGCATCCATGGGGGCACTGGTATTGGATTAAGCATCAGCAAATGCTTGGTCGGCCTCAtgaagggagagattggatttgcAAGTAAACCCCAAGTCGGTTCTACTTTCACCTTCACTGCAGTGCTTACGAGGGCCCACTCCAGTGGAAATGAGAATAAATCATCAGAGTTTAAAGAGATCAATGCATTGGTGGTAGATCATAGACCGGTCCGTGCCAAGGTTACTAAGTACCATTTGCAGAGACTGGGGGTTCACACCGAATTGACAACTGACCTAGATCAGTATATTTCTAAAATTAATTGTGGATCACAGATTGCAAAGCTTGTGCTCATTGACAAAGAAACCTGGCTGGAGGAATCCCACTCTATGCCTCATTTGGTTACTAAATTGAGGAACAAAGATCAGCCAGACTCTACAAAGTTATTTCTTTTGGAGAACCCTAAAAGTTCTGTCAAAAGCAGTTTGCATATATTCAGGGaatataacttgaatgtaattaTGAAGCCACTTCGTGCAAGCATGCTTCAGGTTTCCCTACAAAGAGCATTGGGTGGGATAGATAAACTGCATTGCAGGAATGGGGTAGTTGGCAATTCAACACTTGGCAGCCTTCTTCACAAGAAACGAATCATAGTGGTTGATGACAACATTGTAAATCTCAAGGTTGCTGCAGGCGCTCTGAAGAAATATGGCGCAGAAGTAACTTGTGCTGATAGTGGGAAGAAAGCAATCACACTGCTGAAACCTCCTCACAGATTTGATGCTTGTTTCATGGACATACAGATGCCCGAAATGGATGG atttgaagccacGAGAAGGATTAGAGTGATGGAAAGAGATCTAAATGAGCAAATAGAACGTGGAGAAGCCCCACTGGAGTGCGCAGGGGTCCGGCAGTGGCGAACTCCAATATTAGCCATGACAGCAGATGTTATTCAGGCGACACATGAACAATGCTTAAAATCTGAAATGGACGGTTATGTTTCCAAGCCATTCGAGGGCGAGCAATTGTACAGAGAAGTAGCTCGCTTTTTCCTAAATCAAGACCAAGTTCAGTAG